CCTTTCCTCCTCAGGCTTATCTCCCATTCCTAGAGCCAGTAAAGTGTCAGAGTAGTCCTAGTGCCTCAAAAGCCATGCTCACCTGCAACCGGTCTGGGAAGAAGGACACCTGTGCCCTGAACTGCCCCTCCCGGGCCCGGTTTTTGCCAGGTACGTAGAAGAAGCTGCTGAAGGGCtggcagggaggaaggctggCTGTTCAGGCAGCTCCTCTACTCCCCTTGGATTCCTCTAACCAGTGGGGGTTGGTGGGGCCAAGGCAGAACCGTGACAGCCCTCTTCTCTCAGAGTCTGAGAATGGCTTCACCGTGAGCTGTGgcatccccagccccagggctgctccAGCCCGAGCTGGCCACACCGGAAACAGCACAAACTCCAACCACTGCCATGGTGAGCACCAGCCCAGAGGCCTTGTTTCCACACTACTCTCTTGCCCCTCTTGGCCTTACTTGTTCCTGGATCCCCTTCTTTGTTCTGAATTCTCCAGCTTTGCTGCTTTGCTCCCTCTGCTCTTAACATCTGATGCCTTTGGCTTTTGTAATCCCTCTCCTCCAGCTAAGCCCTCGGTTTATTGCCCAGCTTCCCAACATCCTCTATAGCAGCTCCCACTCCCAAGGGGTCCCCAGGCTGTACTGAGCTTCTACCATCCCTCTAGAGGCTGCAGTGCTGACAGTTAAACAGCGGGCTTCCTTCAAGATCAAAGATGCCAAATGCCGTTTGCACCTGCGAAACAAAGGCAAAACGGAGGAGGCCAGCAGAATCCTGGGGCCAGGTCTGGACTGGGGCCCCCACTCCAATGAACTATCTGGCCACCAAACTCTTCCCACCCCTCAGCTTCTCTGCTTAGCGAGATCTCCAAAAACCACTGGCACCCTGAATTCTggacagagcaggggaggaagCAGTTGTAGGCATAGGGTCCAAGGAAGTCCTAGGATATTCCCCTAATTAACTAATTAGTATGCTAGACTAAAAGAGAACTGAGATAGTTGCAGTCAGAGATCTGGTGAGATCTGTCCAGGCTGGGATGGAAAAGTGAGAGCTGGGAGTGACAACTTTCCCTGTCTCCAGGGGCTGTCCCTGGGGTTTACAAGGCCTTTCCCCCAGGTGGTGCCCCCTGCTCTGACTGCCAGGTCACCTTCATTCACCTCAAGTGTGACTCCTCTCGGAAGGGCAAGGGCCGGCGGGCCCGGACCCCTCCAGGCAAGGAAGTCACTCGGCTCACCCTGGAAGTGGAGGCAGAAGTCCGAGCTGAAGAAACCACAGGTGGGACTGGGGGCACTCTTGtaaggagggggaaaggggagggcagagatggggaaaggggagggcagagatggggaaacagcaGGTCTTGACAAcaaagggaaggggcagagcctGCCTAATGCCAAGCCAGGAGCCAGTTCCTCttaacttctttctcttccttccctgactAACACCACCATCCACCACCAGCTGGCTGTGGGCTGCCCTGCCTCCGACAGCGGATGGAGCGGCGGCTGAAAGGATCCCTGAAGATGCTTAGAAAGTCCATCAACCAGGACCGCTTCCTGCTGCGCCTGGCAGGCCTTGATTATGAGCTGGCCCACAAGCAGGGCCCAGTAGCTGGGGAGCGAGCTGAACTGCTGGAGGCCTGTAGGCTGGGGCAGCACCGCTCAGGGGCCAAGTGTGGTAAGGCAGCTTGCTGGGGAACAGGGAAGCAGGGGAGTAGGGAAGGCCCAGCTTGGGTCTGGTTCAGAGCAGGACACTTTACGGCCTCAGTTGCATCTCTCAAATCGTGAGGCAGCCAAGATCCTCTTGCCCATCATCCTCCCCTCCTTTGTCCCATGCTGAAATTTAGAGGGGCATCATGTGGGGCCACCAACCCTCCTGTACATGGTTTTGGCCCCTGACCCTCCCGAGCAGGATTCTGTCTGTTCCCAGAAAAAGAGATTCTCTGTGAatctgggggagagggaaggggaatcCCAGACCTGGGTGGTGGGAGataggtggggggtgggtggctAGCACGGCCGACTCTCCCTCAGTCAGCTGCCCGCAGGGAACGTATTACCACGGCCAGACGGAGCAGTGTGTGCCATGCCCAGCGGGCACcttccaggagagagaagggcagcTCTCCTGCGACCTTTGCCCTGGGAGTGATGCCCACGGGCCTCTTGGAGCCACCAACATCACCACGTGTGCAGGTGCCAGGGGGACAAACAATACAGAGTGGGGTAGGGTGGGCACTGGGACGCCCATGGGCATGGGATTTCCCAAGGGCAggcccaggctccaggccacTCTCCTAGTCAACATCCTGTTTGTGTGTGCCTCTGTCCCCTGAGACTGGGTGACCCATGGGGATGACCAGGACCATCCCCATCAGAGTTGGGTCCTTGGTTCATTGCAGGTCAGTGCTCACCTGGCCAACACTCTGTAGATGGGTTCAAGCCCTGCCAGCCATGTCCACGTGGCACCTACCAACCTGAAGCAGGACGGACCCTGTGCTTTCCGTGTGGTGGGGGCCTCACCACCAAGCACGAAGGGGCCATCTCCTTTCAAGACTGTGATACCAAAGGTAAGTGGGCTACTCACTCCACTGGGGACTCCCAATCCCAACTACTTCCAAACAAACTCTCCAGGTCCCCAGAGCAGTCCCAAGTATGTTGCCCCACCATCTTCCCCAAACCAGGAAAGGCTCAGCTGTGTGACCAACCACACCATCCTGCTCATAGGACCCATCCTGACCCTCCAACAGTCCCAAGCCTGGGAACTGGAGAATAAGTAACAGTCTCACATACCCCTCTGCTTTGGAGAACTGGTGTCACATTCCCCTCAATACTACAAATGAGTTTCTGTACAGGTTTGGCACTATGCTCAGTGCCTGAAAGAAAAGGATTGGCACTGTAGCCAACTACTCTGTCAAGTTTGTTTTACCTGGGCTTAAATTCTGGCATGACTAGGAAAGGTTAGGACTCTAGAAGGAACTTTGGTGTCTTCATTCATTCTCCGTGATGAATGTGTCCTGCCCATCCCATGTCCCAGAAGTCCCACTTCCCTGCCATCTTAACCCCTACCTTTCCCCGCTGCCTGCAGTCCAGTGCTCCCCTGGGCACTACTACAACACCAGCATCCATCGCTGTATCCGCTGTGCCATGGGATCCTATCAGCCCGACTTCCGTCAGAATTTCTGCACCCGCTGCCCAGGAAACACAAGCACTGACTTTGATGGCTCCACCACTGTGGCCCAGTGCAAGAGTATGTAGCAGGCCAGGCTGTGGGAAAAGGGGTGGAGAGGCCTGGGAGCAATGGGTGTGGGAAGAAGCAGGAGGTGGGCTGGGTAGTAAACCAAAACGGAGCAGGGCTGGAGAGTGGATGGGCAGGAAagtcccaccccccacctctcctAGCCCATTCATGACCAGATGCTGGGCTGGGCCCTGTAGTGCTCTCTCCCTGGAGACAGGTAATGGGGAGGCACAGACAGGTAAAGTGAGATAACAAGGTGCTAAGAGGGCAGGAAAGAAGCTGGACCCAGAATCTGGAAAATAGATGATGAACTAGGAAGGAGGCTGCCTACGTGTCTGAATTCCACTTCAGAACTCTTTGATTTCCCCAACCTATTTCCCCActgacttcctttctcttttttgttctgtcCACTGGGGCTTGGCTGCAGATCGCCAGTGTGGTGGGGAGCTTGGTGAGTTCACTGGCTATATCGAGTCCCCCAACTACCCAGGCAACTACCCAGCCGGCGTGGAGTGCATCTGGAACATCAACCCCCCACCCAAGCGCAAGATTCTTATCGTGGTACCCGAGATCTTCCTGCCATCTGAGGACGAGTGTGGGGATGTCCTCGTCATGAGAAAGAACTGTGGGTGGCTGCAGAGCTGGACCAGGGAAGGGCAGTCCAAATctggttgggagggagggagggagagagagagagaaacttggTACTAGAAGAACCAAGGCAGTGATGAGAGAGGCTTTGTGAGGAGAGAAGCtaacaaaggaaaacagcaaTGAATGTGATGTGTTCGGTGGGGAGCAGAGTTATGAAAGCCAGCGCTGGGAGTAGAATTCCAATAGTGTTACATGTGACACTTCCCTATGCTAACATTTTTTGCTGTTCCATTCATTTAAATGTCAAATTTCTTACATTGTGTGAGTGCCTGGATGTCAAAGAAGAGCTGTGGAACAAGCCTAAGGCAGTGAGAGAGGatatgtgtgtgttgaggggtCGGGGAGGGCTTCTGTCAGCCCAATTCCTCACTCTCGGATGACTTAGGGAGCTTGCCCTGCTGCTCTCTTGACCTGCTATTTGCCTTCACAGCCTCCCCATCCTCCATTACCACCTATGAGACTTGCCAGACCTATGAGCGCCCCATCGCCTTCACAGCCCGCTCCAGGAAGCTCTGGATCAACTTCAAGACAAGTGAGGCCAACAGTGCCCGTGGCTTCCAGATCCCCTATGTTACCTATGATGGTGAGCAAGGGCAGGAGAGCCAGGGAGGTGGGTGAGAAAGGGGATGCTCATGGGTCTTGGGAAGGAGCAAGGGAGCAGGAGGAGTTCCTACCCCTAAGCCCCTCCCCTTGGTTGACTCTGCAGAGGACTATGAGCAGCTGGTAGAAGACATTGTGCGAGATGGCCGGCTCTATGCATCTGAAAACCACCAGGAGATTTTAAAGGCAAGTGAATATTAACAACAATAATGATAACCAACATTTAATGAGCATGTAACAATGTGTAGGCAATATGCTAAGTGCCTACATGAATAGACTCATTTGATATATACAATAGCTCTATAAAGGAGGTACTTTCATCATTCCcactttactgatgagaaaactgaggcacagagaattaCAGAACTTGCCCAGTTAAAGCTAGGATTTGAGCCCAAGCCCATCTGGCTGCAGAGTCACCCACACTATCTTATTCcctgggggaagagaaagggaagatgaGGAGATGAAATGTTCTCTACATCTTCCAccaataaatatacagaaaataaggTACAGAAAGATGCTTTTGCATAAATCCCTTCCTTCCCTTACTCCCTCCTCAGTTCTTACAGAAAAACAGCAGATCTAGCACAGCATTTCCCAGAGTTAATTCAGTATAGACCacttttaaaggaaaagacaTGTTTCCAACATTGAAGAATGTTCTGGATACCCAGGTCTGTGGATCCCAGTTTGAGAAAATCTTACATAAGAAACTATAGTCCTAGTCACAGTATTATCCTTCATAAATTATAAGTACAAAAAAAGTTATCTTTATGATCagtaattttgtattattatcaAAATAAGAGACAATGACAAAAATCCTCAAGTTCCATAATTTCAGCAATGCTTCTCAAACACCTTTTTAAAGCATTGAACCCTTATTTTAAATGTGCTGTGGAACTCCAATGCATAAAGTGGAGGAGCTGTTTTGAGTAAAGTGGGGGATAAGAGGCTGGAATCCCCacctcatattttaaaagtctgctgATGCAATGGAAAGAACACTAGCCTGGAAGCCAGAAGAGCTGAGTCCTAATGCATGGTGCTTGGCATCCAGTAGGCTCTCCACACATCATGTTGCTGTTTCAGgcagggtggtcaggaaaggcctctgaGGAAAAGAGACATGAATGAGGTAAAGGGCTACTCATTAGAAGATCAGGAAAGGAGCATTCCAAGCTCAGGAGCATGGGAGCAGTATGACATGTTCAAGAACTTTAAAGGCAGTGTGGCTCAGCAGAGTAAGAAAGAGTCAAGAGGGGATAGAGGGCACAGATTACACTCAGCCTATGGGCCATGCAAGGGATTCGGCTTTATAGAGtgataaaaaaaaactagagaagtGTTTTGAATAGAAAAGGGACGTGATTGAATTAAACACTAAAAAAGTCCTGGCTGCTGTGGGGGAGAACAGTCTATAGAAGGATAGGGGTAGGTGGAAGCATGGAGACCAGTTTGGAGGTCACTGCCAAGTGAGAAAGGATGGTGGTTTGGATAGGGTGGCAGCTgtggagatggtgagaagtggtcagagcctggatatattttaaagttagaatCAATGGGATTTGCTGAGGATGCAAGAGTCAAGGATGGCTCCAAGGACTAGGACTGAGCAAAGGAAGGATGGAGCTGCCATTGATTGAGTTGTAGAATTCTAAAAGAGCAACAGCTGGTAGAATGGGAATCCAGAGTTCACTTCTGGGTATGCCTATTAGACACCTAGAGGTGCTGCTGCTGATTAGAGGCTGGTGGTTCTCTTTCCCACCCCTGATGCTGACACTGCCACCTGCCATCCTCTGCAGGACAAGAAGCTCATTAAGGCCTTCTTTGAGGTGCTGGCCCACCCCCAGAACTACTTCAAGTACACAGAGAAGCACAAGGAGATGCTGCCAAAGTCCTTCATCAAGCTGCTTCGTTCCAAAGTTTCCAGCTTCCTGAGGCCCTACAAATAGTGCCCCTAGGCCCAAGACCCAGGTTTTTAAGCCCCCAGAgccagctgcccccaccctcagATAAGAGACTCTCTCCAGTCTctctttttggaggaaaaaaaaaatcagtgtatagACCAAGCACTCTCCCTTTCTATTTCTCTAGCttcctttccttgtctctctctgccaccctctttctctctctttactttCCCTTTTCCTGCATGCTCCCTGGAAAAGCCATTCCGTGCTGGCTCTATTCCCCCAATGGGTGAAGGAATAGTATCATatccccctcttctcccttccccagccacaCTGCCCATTTTACCAGCTTACATCCCTGGCCCTATCTGCTTGGAAGGGTGCTAGAAGCCCACGAAGGAAGTGGGTCTagtggggaatggggagggggaagaggggctTCTGCCATTATAGGGTTGTGCCTTGCTAGTCAGGAGCCAAAATGTCCCCTAGCTGTGCCCCCCAGGGATATTCTAACAGCCTAGGGTTCTGCCAAAGAAGCCTTTGACTTACAAGCTTAATGCCAGCACTGGTCCTCTGGGGCATGTGGCTTGAGCCCTGGACCATCCACACAGCTGGCTTTCCTTTCTATATAGCTTGTCTCCTTCTTCCCCCATGTCTGCCTGGGGTCCAATCCATGAGGGCTTACAAAAGGCCCACACCACTGGGCTAGTGGACACTGGCTGAGTGAGGAAGAACAGCAGGAATTACCATGTTGAATATGCCACTGTTGCTCCCCAAGACAAAGACTATCTCTGCAGGACAGAAACCAGGTTTTAAAGcatcaccaaaaaagaaaacaaacaaacaaaaagaaaatgtatcctCTAAAGGACTAAACTACAGAACAATTGGAAACCAGCCTCAAACACTAATCCCTGTCCTTTCTTGTCTTCCCTGGCCCAGCCATCCCCTCACTTCCACCCAAGTGCTCCCTGGGGGAGCCCTACTCCCCTTGCTAAGTGTCGTCTTTAAACATGGCTGCTGACCAGAAGCCAGCCTGGGCCTTGCCCCAGAGTTGTCTTTCCCTTGTAGCCCCAGATGGCTTGTGGGCACCACCAAAGAGGACCCTGCTCTGCAGCCAGCCCAGAGCCACCTACCTCTGGCCCCAGGCCATGAGCAGCAAGAGGAATGTGTGCACTTGGTGAGCCTTCTGCCCACCCTGTCCACATCTAATAAGTGCAAtcattttgtctttctgtgttgACTAGAGGgaggggtttttgtttctttttcttctattagaACAACCCTATTTATAGCTGCCCAAGAGAGAAGAGTGTATGTTTGGAGTGGAAGAAGTAAGGTTTTGAATCTCATGAGCTTTGAGTGCTGGAGCATCTGATCTATCTTCCTCACCAGAGACACCTGATGTGTAGGACAGTAATTCTGGGGACTTGatggagcaggaaggagagagacctgTGTCTGCTAAACCAATCCTACCATCCCCATGCCTCCCTGGATTCAGCATGGACCTCAAGATTGTAGAGGCCAATGGAACTGATTAGTGATTCTCCACCCCAAGTAGGGAAAAatctccatcttctccctgtcttcatcctgttttcccCTGGTATAAACCTGGAAGAGGACCAGGACAAAACCCCTGGAGATGAGCTGACTTAGGGCCCCGAGGCCAGAGACAAGGCTGTGAGAGCCAAGAACAGGAACAGTTATCCAGGCAGGAAGTTGTCTGCCTGACCTTGGCCACTCTGCCTACCCCTACCTATTTGCCATTTCCTCTGGGAGCTGACTTCAAGCCTAGCTTCCTCAACTACTGcttttcaaaaggaagaagaatcaaGTACATCCCCAAGCCCAGATCCTGCACATACTCCACCTTCAATTCACTGCCacctgtaaaattattttccatttactccTTCTAGTTCCCCCAAAGCTGTAGTCCTATTCAATCAAAGGCTAACAATTGACTCCTAGGGTTCATTTCTAAGTGACTGTCCCAGGCTATTGCTCCCCAAGGAGGCTCAACACTAAATAAAGGAGCCTGACACCCTTCAAACAGTAGCATTCACCAGCCAAGACAGCTCTAGGCAGTTGGTAAGTGATGTCACAGCTACATCCATTAACCAACACCATGGCCCTTGGGGGTGGAGTGTCTGGCTGCCTTCGTCTCTCTGGGTCAAAGAAGAGTCTGctgtagaaatataaaatggctGCTTCCAAGAAGGGAAATGATCATTTAATAGAAGTGTCCACACTTCCCAGGAAATGTTACCTGTTTTAATCAATTCTGACCATCCTAATTCTCTACCAGAAGCTAGGATAACTTTCTGATTCCTCTCTCACTACCACTTTGCATCTCTCTTAGAAAGCCAGAGTGCTTCCCAATTCATGCCTTCAGGGTCTGgcttcttgctttcttcctttcctgttaccctatacatacacataaacacacttCCTCTAATCATTTATTCCATGGTTTCTGGGGCTTGCAAATCATTTCCACAATATGGAAAGTACTGACCACCAAGCCTCTTAACTGATGTCAAGACAGATCTTGGAGAGCAGGTGAAGACCTGCTAATGTCCACCGAGTTTAATTTAGATTATCCCAAATTGGGAGTTTAGAATCCAGGCAAAGCTCCTCAAGTACATAAAGGAAGCTGGCCCTGGGGCATCGAACTAGGGATTAACTGGACTGAATAAGGAATCAACATTTAAGGACTCTCTATGCCTTTATAGGTCATACAGAAAAATAGGTTTTTTAACCAGTGTAGGGAAGTGGGAAAATGGTGTAAACGGGAACCCTTCGTGAACTAGCCCAAAGGCCTCTCTGCAGGATCAGGTATTTATGGGGCCATAGTACTGTGAGGCCTTATTTATCTTAGTCCAAAACCTGCCCTGATCTGAGTCTGGGAATAGGAAGCCATTTCTGCAAGGGCTCCAAGCTCCAAGGGATGCATATCAGAAAGGCACTTATATCTTCAGCAACATAGCAATCTCTTTTtacttctctgtctccatctttctGTATATTAGGCCAGGCCTATTCCCTAAACCTTAGGGAACAGAGTCAGGAGAAAACTGACCAGATCCTGGACTTGAGCTGCCCTGTCTCAGGCCTACAAATCCCTAGAAGCTGACACTGAGCTGTGACTGTTCTGACTTCCCCAGGACTGAGTTAGTTTGAGGTGGTGGAGGCTCAGATTTATTGCTCAAAGTTCAGTGATACAGTCCTGGTCTTTGGCCCTACTGAAAGTTTTCATATCTGAGAAGTGTTCTCCATATGTATGTTTGAAGTCATTCTGGAGTAGTTTAGGAGGCTGTATctcaaaatggaagaaaacattatAGAGTATTCAGACTTTTGTATTTGCTGCTTAACTTCAATATAACAGGCTCAAACTAGAGGAAGGGAGACAAAGTGTCACTGACCATAAGCAGAAAGTAATGTTAACCTGCTTGGCTTCCTTCTTAAGCACTGTAAGAGAAAAGTGGAAGCAAACAACACAAGGATATCTTTAAATCTGACTTGTCTCAAAGGTAGCACACCCTGTTCTTGGCCATTATTTGGACTAGGAAACCTTTACAAAAATATATGATTAGAGAGAATAGAATTCTCAGTTCTGTTATCAGCTTATCTAGACAACACAGATTGTAGCAGTTTGGGCAAACTGCAAACTTTATACTGTGTGATCTGAACTTAAGTTTCAGAAAATAGTCATTACCATAtgggaggctttttttttaatgcagaagaaatttcaaaatactgtatttatatCAACCTTCCACTGCTGCCAATATAGTAAGCATCTCCTACACAACAATAAACAGTAAATGATGCAGTTCATAGAATATTTTGCACTTGGGGGAAAAATGTATCTGAACttgtaaaaagaaatgtttggattttgtattttttttttattgttaataaaatactaaatgaatCTCCTCAGCCTGGCTTCTTTTCCTCTGTCTCACTAGCTTATCTCAGCACTAGAAAAAAGCTTTGAGGAGATAAAGTATCTTCTGGCTTCCAAATAGGACTTACCCCAATTTTTCATTTATCCATCTTATTCCTAATGATTTTAGAATTTGAAAAGGCTTATTTTTCAAAGCAGTACCAAGAATTATTTCCTGAGGAAGATCTAGGAAGTGGTGGAAATTGGGTATTGTTCCTCATCATATAATACAGTCCCTCAAATCAGGCCAGGCCACAAGTGGCTCAGATACCTCCCTAGTTAAGATGTCCCACCTCTAGCAAAGTTCCAGCCCTGGAAGTCACCAAGGTTGTTCTTTTTATGCAGTATACTCTTGGCCACCAAACAGAATTATGAAACACAGATCATTTAGCCACTACCACCCATTACTATACAGGTCTCGGGAAAGCAATCTCCAATCTCTTATAAATGAACAGTCTCAATTTCTAGGCTCAGAGATGAtagataaaacttttaaaaaatatatttttgttttttactttttttttttaatggggaaaggtgatttaaaaaaaattttaatggcagtactgggaattaaacccaggaccttgtgcaataAAACTTAATTGTTGCAATTATACGATTTCCTGACATGAAATTTTATTGGATTTAATACCTACATGATATAGCCatttaagaagaataaagaaaaatctacctgattaaaaaatatgttggGTTGGCCTACCAGAATCCTGAACTTCCCCTTTAGCATCTGTAAGGCAGATAGGTACACTCTATTCCACTATTACTGAGTTCCtgttacatgccaggcattgtgcatCAGGCTATCACGGCTTGATTACAATAGCCATGGTCAAGATCTGCACTCCTCATGTAAGACTGATTACAGCTGATCTTTCCACATAGACTTCCCAGCAGAAGAGAGAATCTAGTCTACCTGGTAGTTAATGAGCATAAATTAATTCACTGCCATTCTATTTCATACATTAACCTCCTGTGAGTTTGATTCAGTGTGACAAAACATGAACACCTTTGTGTGAACTGACAAAATCACGTTTCTAGAACTGCAAAGCTGAGGACCATATCCAGGACCACTGTGAATGACAACACCAACTTGGGGCCATCTTCTCTGACCCTTCTTAACCCTCTTCTATTCCCAAAACACTAAGTCATCCACCTTCTAGGACACCTGTAATTATGTCCCAGAATAATGTATAGACAGGGCCAGTGGAGTATAGGTCTGTCTATTTCAAGCAGTCTTTAAAATGGGGTACATGAAGACTTTCCAAGGAATTCTTCCCAAAGGTATATGA
The Camelus ferus isolate YT-003-E chromosome 20, BCGSAC_Cfer_1.0, whole genome shotgun sequence genome window above contains:
- the SCUBE3 gene encoding signal peptide, CUB and EGF-like domain-containing protein 3 isoform X2, which produces MGSGRVPGLCLLVLLVHARAAQHSKALQDVDECVEGTDNCHIDAICQNTPRSYKCICKSGYTGDGKHCKDVDECEREDNAGCVHDCVNIPGNYRCTCYDGFHLAHDGHNCLDVDECAEGNGGCQQSCVNMMGSYECHCREGFFLSDNQHTCIQRPEGMNCMNKNHGCAHICRETPKGGIACECRPGFELTKNQRDCKLTCNYGNGGCQHTCDDTEQGPRCGCHVKFVLHTDGKTCIGERRLEQHIPPQAVSNETCAVNNGGCDSKCHDAATGVHCSCPVGFMLQPDRKTCKDIDECRLNNGGCDHICRNTVGSFECSCKKGYKLLINERNCQDIDECSFDRTCDHVCVNTPGSFQCLCHHGYLLYGVTHCGDVDECSINRGGCRFGCINTPGSYQCTCPAGQGRLHWNGKDCTEPVKCQSSPSASKAMLTCNRSGKKDTCALNCPSRARFLPESENGFTVSCGIPSPRAAPARAGHTGNSTNSNHCHEAAVLTVKQRASFKIKDAKCRLHLRNKGKTEEASRILGPGGAPCSDCQVTFIHLKCDSSRKGKGRRARTPPGKEVTRLTLEVEAEVRAEETTAGCGLPCLRQRMERRLKGSLKMLRKSINQDRFLLRLAGLDYELAHKQGPVAGERAELLEACRLGQHRSGAKCVSCPQGTYYHGQTEQCVPCPAGTFQEREGQLSCDLCPGSDAHGPLGATNITTCAGQCSPGQHSVDGFKPCQPCPRGTYQPEAGRTLCFPCGGGLTTKHEGAISFQDCDTKVQCSPGHYYNTSIHRCIRCAMGSYQPDFRQNFCTRCPGNTSTDFDGSTTVAQCKNRQCGGELGEFTGYIESPNYPGNYPAGVECIWNINPPPKRKILIVVPEIFLPSEDECGDVLVMRKNSSPSSITTYETCQTYERPIAFTARSRKLWINFKTSEANSARGFQIPYVTYDEDYEQLVEDIVRDGRLYASENHQEILKDKKLIKAFFEVLAHPQNYFKYTEKHKEMLPKSFIKLLRSKVSSFLRPYK
- the SCUBE3 gene encoding signal peptide, CUB and EGF-like domain-containing protein 3 isoform X3 — protein: MGSGRVPGLCLLVLLVHARAAQHSKALQDVDECVEGTDNCHIDAICQNTPRSYKCICKSGYTGDGKHCKDVDECEREDNAGCVHDCVNIPGNYRCTCYDGFHLAHDGHNCLDVDECAEGNGGCQQSCVNMMGSYECHCREGFFLSDNQHTCIQRPEEGMNCMNKNHGCAHICRETPKGGIACECRPGFELTKNQRDCKLTCNYGNGGCQHTCDDTEQGPRCGCHVKFVLHTDGKTCIETCAVNNGGCDSKCHDAATGVHCSCPVGFMLQPDRKTCKDIDECRLNNGGCDHICRNTVGSFECSCKKGYKLLINERNCQDIDECSFDRTCDHVCVNTPGSFQCLCHHGYLLYGVTHCGDVDECSINRGGCRFGCINTPGSYQCTCPAGQGRLHWNGKDCTEPVKCQSSPSASKAMLTCNRSGKKDTCALNCPSRARFLPESENGFTVSCGIPSPRAAPARAGHTGNSTNSNHCHEAAVLTVKQRASFKIKDAKCRLHLRNKGKTEEASRILGPGGAPCSDCQVTFIHLKCDSSRKGKGRRARTPPGKEVTRLTLEVEAEVRAEETTAGCGLPCLRQRMERRLKGSLKMLRKSINQDRFLLRLAGLDYELAHKQGPVAGERAELLEACRLGQHRSGAKCVSCPQGTYYHGQTEQCVPCPAGTFQEREGQLSCDLCPGSDAHGPLGATNITTCAGQCSPGQHSVDGFKPCQPCPRGTYQPEAGRTLCFPCGGGLTTKHEGAISFQDCDTKVQCSPGHYYNTSIHRCIRCAMGSYQPDFRQNFCTRCPGNTSTDFDGSTTVAQCKNRQCGGELGEFTGYIESPNYPGNYPAGVECIWNINPPPKRKILIVVPEIFLPSEDECGDVLVMRKNSSPSSITTYETCQTYERPIAFTARSRKLWINFKTSEANSARGFQIPYVTYDEDYEQLVEDIVRDGRLYASENHQEILKDKKLIKAFFEVLAHPQNYFKYTEKHKEMLPKSFIKLLRSKVSSFLRPYK